In Sphaerospermopsis torques-reginae ITEP-024, the genomic window ATACTAGAACCCATTTTCTTCAAATTTTGCGCCACGTCTACTGGGTTGAGAATCAACGAAGAATAGAAATAGCTAAAGAAGATAATAGAAACCATGTACACCAAAGCATAAACCCAAGAACCAGAACCACTGGGACTGAGGTATGTATTGACGATATTTGCCAAGTCAGCATTTTTAGTGAAATTGGCTATTAGCAGTGGCAAACTGAGGATAGCAGCGGCAAAAATAATTGGCATAACACCGCCTTGATTGAGGCGTAAAGGAAGAAAACTCCGTTGTTCTGCCAAAACTCGTCTACCTACTTGACGACGTGCAGAAATAATGGGAATGCGGCGCATTCCTTCCTGCACGAACACGATACCGATAATTGTAGCTATAAAAACCAGTACGAGGACAATCACACGACCGACTATTTCCCGTCCGCCAACTTGTACCAAGTCAATGGTATCGCCTAAAGATTTAGGTAAAGAAGCAACAATGTTGACAAAAATCAACAAAGATGCACCATTCCCAATACCTCTTTCTGTGATCAGTTCCGATGCCCACATGACAAACATGGAACCAGCAGTGAGAGCGATCGCCGTTTCTGCCACAAAAACTGGTCCGGGATTAACGGCAAATTGTTGTAAGAACAATGCTGAAAAAGCCGTACTTTGAACCACAGCCCAACCAACCGTCACATAGCGGGTAATTTGCGATATTTTCCGCCTTCCAGCTTCCCCTTCATTTTTCTGTAAATTTTCTAAAGAGGGAATGGCAGCAGTCAGTAATTGGATGATAATAGACGCATTGATAAAGGGCAAAATCCCCAGAGCAAATACCCCCAGTGTAGAGAGTCCCCGTCCCGAAAATATATCCAATAAACCGAAAATGGAATTATTGCCGGATATAGCTTCTGCAAATCTCTCGCGATTAATTCCTGGAACTGGTAAAAAGATACCCAGGCGAACCAAAATTAAAATACCGACTGTGACCAGCAGCCTTCCTCTCAGTCCAGCTGCTTGCGCCATCTGCATAAAAGTTTCTTGAGCCGTTGGGGCTTTGTCTCGACTGATCATAGAGTGCTACCTTTATAGTTAACCAGGCGCTGGAAGCGAGTTGACTAGCTGGGAGTGCTGTTTCCTGGCTCAGTCTAAGACTTCACAACTTCCGCCAGCTGCCTCAATTTTGCTACGAGCTTGGCCTGTAAAAGCCGCCGCTTGCACCTTGAGCGGAACGCTCAATTCCCCATTACCCAAGATTTTCAAGGGTCCCTTCACCGCAGTGAGGATACCAGCTTCCTTTAAAGAAGCCAAAGTTACTTCTGAATTAGCAGGTAGGGAGGCCAACTTCTCTACATTTATCGTAGTGTAAACTTTACGATTAACGACGGGAAAACCTTTGAGTTTGGGTATCCGGCGGTACAATGGCTGTTGACCACCTTCAAAACCTGGTCTAGTGCTGCTACCAGAACGAGATTTTTGACCCCGCATACCTAGACCTGCACTAGCGCCTTGACCAGCAGAAATACCTCTACCTACACGCTTACGGCGTTTTTTCGAGCCTTTTTGGGGCTTAACATCGTTGAGTCTCATTTTGATTTGGGATTTTAGATTTGGGATTGATAATCTCGTTGTGCTTATGGATTTTATATGGAGAATCCAATATCAAAGCATGACTAAATATAGAGATTCTCTACAGAAATGCCCCGATCTTCAGCGACTTCCGCGAATGTCCGCAGTGTAGATAGAGCATTAACAGCGGCTCTAGCATTATTCAGAGGATTATTAGATCCTAATTGTTTAGCGAGAACGTTACGTACTCCAGCCAACTCTAATACAGTCCGCACTGCACCACCGGCGATTACACCAGTACCAGGTGCGGCTGGACGCATAATAACTTTAGCTCCTCCACCAATGCCATCAATTGGATGAGGAATAGAATTAGATTTGGTGATAGGGATGTCAATCAGATGTTTTTTACCATCTGCCACACCTTTTTTCACAGCGCCGATCACATCAGAGGCTTTACCTACTCCCACACCAACTTGACCGCGTTCGTTACCAACGATCACAATTGCTCGGAAACTGAGTTTTTTACCACCTTTAACTACCTTACTAACACGACGGATTTGAATCACTCGTTCCTGCCAGTTGGTTTCTTCTTTTTTTGCTTTACTTGCTTTACGACGACCCGTTGCCATAATTCATGCTCTCTCAACGTTAGTTGTCATTGGTCATTAGTCAATTGCCAGTTGCCAGTTTTCGGTTTTCAGTTATTACTGTTCCCTGTTCGCTGTTCCCTGACAGATGACTTTAGAAATCTAAACCTGCTTCGCGTGCTGCTTCAGCTAGTGCTTTGATGCGACCATGATAGAGGTTGCCACCGCGATCAAAAACGACTTTGGTAATACCTTTTTCTAAGGAACGCACTGCTATCAACTTACCAACTTGCGCTGAGGCATCACAGTTAGCACCAGACGCTAAGTTAGATTTCAACTCTGGTTCTACAGTTGATGCTGCGACAATGGTTTGATGTTGTGTATCATCAATGACTTGAGCATAAATATGCTCATTAGACCGGAATACAGCTAAACGTGGGCGTTCTGGGGAACCGCTAACTTTACCACGCACGCG contains:
- the secY gene encoding preprotein translocase subunit SecY; the protein is MISRDKAPTAQETFMQMAQAAGLRGRLLVTVGILILVRLGIFLPVPGINRERFAEAISGNNSIFGLLDIFSGRGLSTLGVFALGILPFINASIIIQLLTAAIPSLENLQKNEGEAGRRKISQITRYVTVGWAVVQSTAFSALFLQQFAVNPGPVFVAETAIALTAGSMFVMWASELITERGIGNGASLLIFVNIVASLPKSLGDTIDLVQVGGREIVGRVIVLVLVFIATIIGIVFVQEGMRRIPIISARRQVGRRVLAEQRSFLPLRLNQGGVMPIIFAAAILSLPLLIANFTKNADLANIVNTYLSPSGSGSWVYALVYMVSIIFFSYFYSSLILNPVDVAQNLKKMGSSIPGIRPGKATSEYIERVSNRLTFLGALFLGLVAIIPTAVESTLNVPTFRGLGATSLLILVGVAIDTARQIQTYVISQRYEGMVKQ
- the rplO gene encoding 50S ribosomal protein L15 gives rise to the protein MRLNDVKPQKGSKKRRKRVGRGISAGQGASAGLGMRGQKSRSGSSTRPGFEGGQQPLYRRIPKLKGFPVVNRKVYTTINVEKLASLPANSEVTLASLKEAGILTAVKGPLKILGNGELSVPLKVQAAAFTGQARSKIEAAGGSCEVLD
- the rpsE gene encoding 30S ribosomal protein S5, whose amino-acid sequence is MATGRRKASKAKKEETNWQERVIQIRRVSKVVKGGKKLSFRAIVIVGNERGQVGVGVGKASDVIGAVKKGVADGKKHLIDIPITKSNSIPHPIDGIGGGAKVIMRPAAPGTGVIAGGAVRTVLELAGVRNVLAKQLGSNNPLNNARAAVNALSTLRTFAEVAEDRGISVENLYI
- the rplR gene encoding 50S ribosomal protein L18; the protein is MKLTRRESKQRRHRRVRGKVSGSPERPRLAVFRSNEHIYAQVIDDTQHQTIVAASTVEPELKSNLASGANCDASAQVGKLIAVRSLEKGITKVVFDRGGNLYHGRIKALAEAAREAGLDF